A single genomic interval of Zingiber officinale cultivar Zhangliang chromosome 4A, Zo_v1.1, whole genome shotgun sequence harbors:
- the LOC121969968 gene encoding PIN2/TERF1-interacting telomerase inhibitor 1-like, whose protein sequence is MGIEELSCSVSTAIDSSNVGFKLLKKFGWKEGTGLGASEQGILEPISAFVKKNKRGIGAEKLKKNVEVQKDFKAKEKIKRDLQSNATKKQVSKRIRKMHQEEERFKEKEFERAFFREFWPDNV, encoded by the exons ATGGGGATCGAGGAATTGAGCTGCTCCGTTTCCACAGCCATCGATTCCTCGAACGTCGGTTTCAAG TTGCTTAAAAAGTTCGGTTGGAAGGAGGGAACTGGTCTTGGCGCCTCGGAGCAG GGTATTTTGGAGCCCATCTCAGCATTTGTTAAGAAGAACAAGCGTGGTATAGGTGCagagaaattaaagaaaaatgtGGAAGTCCAGAAAGATTTTAAAGCTAAGGAAAAAATTAAACGG GACTTGCAATCTAATGCAACGAAAAAGCAAGTCTCCAAAAGAATTAGGAAGATGCATCAAGAAGAGGAGCGGTTCAAAGAGAAGGAATTTGAACGAGCTTTCTTTCGGGAGTTCTGGCCAGACAATGTGTAG
- the LOC121972435 gene encoding probable WRKY transcription factor 2 — MVEMENDSGMIGSWLPPNPSSRTLLSSSSTKDFVSRSLPAFLVENGNLGLSWNPGNQTVGVSSKTEGELFGDSKSSSIGGLAQRMATRKGFNVPKLDTANIPSTSTISSLEIPLPYLTIPSGLSPTALFESPALFSDISDQPPPAIGKLEFLEYLSSNTMHASCSAAFAKSEYNIFEDISEALTFKTPLESDSHHSRLVRKDEFVAGCRNS, encoded by the exons ATGGTTGAGATGGAAAATGACAGCGGCATGATCGGTAGCTGGCTGCCTCCAAATCCAAGCTCGAGAACCCTATTGTCAAGCTCTTCGACTAAAGATTTTGTCTCTAGATCGTTACCAGCTTTCTTGGTAGAGAATGGAAATTTGGGGCTTTCATGGAACCCTGGAAACCAAACGGTGGGTGTGAGCTCAAAAACAGAAGGTGAG TTGTTTGGTGACTCTAAATCAAGCTCAATTGGAGGGCTTGCACAGAGGATGGCAACAAGAAAAGGTTTCAATGTTCCAAAGCTTGATACAGCCAACATTCCATCCACTAGCACAATTTCATCCTTGGAAATTCCTTTGCCTTATCTGACAATTCCATCGGGTCTCAGTCCTACCGCATTGTTCGAGTCTCCAGCTTTATTTTCAGATATATCG GATCAACCACCTCCAGCCATAGGCAAACTTGAATTTTTGGAGTATCTTTCTTCAAACACAATGCATGCCTCATGTTCAGCAGCGTTTGCAAAAAGTGAATACAACATATTTGAAGACATCTCTGAAGCACTTACTTTCAAGACTCCTTTAGAATCCGATTCACATCACTCTAGATTGGTGAGGAAG GATGAGTTTGTAGCTGGATGCAGGAATAGCTAA